GATTATGGGTACCGACGTATGAAAAAAGAGTTACTTAAGTATGGTGTTGAAATCAATCATAAAAAGCTTCAACGACTCATGGTTGAACTTGATATCCGCGTTAAATCTTATTCTCGAAAATCACGAAAATACAGTTCTTATAAAGGTAACGTCGGAGTTCTAGCTCCTAATCGTATAAATAGACGGTTTAACTCCTCTATCCCTTATCAAAAAATCACTACGGACACGACGGAGTTTAAATATTATGAGAAAGACGAATCAGGTCGTTTGCAAATTAAAAAGTTATACCTCGATCCATTTATGGATTTATTTAATCGCGAGATCATTAGTTTTAAAGTGACTAAACAACCCAATGGCGAAAGCATTATAGCAGCTTTAAATGACGCTATCCAGGCTTCGAGAACGTGTAAATATAGACGAACGTTCCATTCAGATCAGGGCTGGGCGTATCAAATGAAGGCCTATGGTGTAGAATTAGAAGACAACAACATTTTCCAAAGTATGTCCCGTAAGGGAAACTGCTTCGATAACAGTCCAATGGAGAACTTCTTTAGTATATTGAAACAGGAAATGTATCATGGACGTATTTATAAAAGTTACGGGGAATTAAAGAAAGCAATAGTGATCTTCATTAATTATTACAATAACGATCGAATGAAGGAGAAACTTAATTGGTTAAGTCCAATTGAATACCGATTATCATCACCTTCTTTAAAACAAAGCGCATAAAAAACAGAGTAGAATAATCTACTCTGCAAAAAAGTCTAACTTTTTGGGGTCACTATAATTTTCAATAAAAGGATATCATTTCTTTTTTATTTTTTAGATATTTTACTTTGAGGAAATTGTACAATATTTTTGCTAGAAATTTTTTCTTTCTGAGGTGGCCTTTCCCCTCTTTGCCTCAGCATAATCGTAATACGCGGATCTGCTTCATAAATATCCTCACTAGTCATTATGGCATACAAGATATCATTATTTTCTAAAAGATTGGCAAGTACCCGATTATCTATACGGGGAATATATCCTAATAGATAGCCGTTCTCCAACGTTACCGCAATTGCATGACGATCGAGCTCGTGATCTTTATCGCGTACCAATTGTAGAAGGCTCCCTTTTCTAATTAAGACATCAATGACGGATAAATCATGTTGATGGGCGCCTGTAATGTACGTATCTAATAACTTTCTATCTGCGCTACTTTTTTTGATCACTGGATTTTCTACTTTTAAAAATTTCCGTTCTTTTTCTGCTTCCGCTTCTGGATCTAGTAAAAAACGCAATAAATTGGAGTTTTTTCTATTTTTTTCTAGCTTCGTTAAAGCTTCCAATTCTCCTAAAACTTTTTCATTCCATTTCTCACGATTTTTCTTTAGTCCTTGTAATGCTATTCTACGTATTTTAGGTTGGTAGTAATGAATCCCTTTTAATAGCCATTCTTCGTCATATAAATCCTTCTCAATCATCAGTTCAAAGAGTGTTTCTAACCACATGTTCACACGAAATAAATCATGTGTTTCAGGTAATTCTTCCTCGTCAAACTCTAAAGTCAAAGTAAAGAGTTCTTTATTTAACAATTGTTTTAGATAATCACAAACCTTCATAAAGTAGGTATTGGGGTGATTGATGAGAAAGAAGTCCAATAGATGCAATCCTAAGGGGTTTCTTCTTAAAATGGGAATAAAGATATTTATTTCCGGGGTCATTTCCATAAACTGTAAGACGGTAACAATCAGATAATCTGATTCAGTAGGATTTGCTAACTCCTTGTTACTAATTAAGTTCCATTTTGGTTTGTTTAAGAAAATTTCAATCGAGCGAATAATTTCTTCATAACGTTTAAAACGAAGTTCCCAATACTCACTAATTTCTTCTTTATCTTCAGAGTCTTGATCTAAATCTTGGTAATCTTGTTTCCAATTATCAATAATTTGATGCCAAATCATAACCATTCCTGCTTGATCAATGAACGAGATTGCGAATTCTTTTTTTCAACAATTTTTTCCATAAACGTTAGCATTTTATCTGAAATAGATTCTAGATCATTGACTTCTCGATAGGCTAAAAAATACATTAAATCACTATAATTGTTTTCAGTAATTTCTACATCAAACAAATATTCACGAATATCCGTTTTTTGAAAGGAAAGGCTAGAGTATATATTTGAAAGAAAATAGCTTTTGATCCCTTCTTTTATTACCCATCCTTTTTGCTCTTCCGTTACAGGTCGAAGAAGAAAAAGTGCTGCTAACTTCCCATATCCAATCGTATGTTGAGCTAAGTCAAAAATAAATTTATTTTGTGAAAAATAAGAGTGCCGTAAACTTTCTGCAACATATATTGTAAAATCACTATGATAACCCAACGTTTTGAATATCTGCTGGGTTAAATCATTAGGAAAAAAACCTAAAATAATAATACCTAATTTCACTTCTTCAGGATGCAAACTTTTCCGTACTAGATCCATGGCAAAAGTGTGGAGTTTTTTTTCATTAAAAGTTTGGTGTTCTAAAAGCACTCGCAGTCGTTCTCGGAGTTCAATGAAGAATAGCCGTAAGGGATTCTCAGTTAGAAATTCAGTGATTTCTGAATCATTTTGAAAATCTTCCTCTTTTTGTAAAAGATTTTCTAATAGTACACAACACTCACAGGCTAAATCTTCCTTTCTACTAAAAGGGATTCCTTCCGTAAGCAATACAAATAGCGTATCTTCTCTTCCAGAAACTTGTGGATTCTGAAATGAATAAGGTAAATTTGGATCTTCTTCTTTTTCTTTTAGAATCGTTTCGTAAATACTACTAGTCGTAATCATTACATGGCTCTCCTTTCATCCGTTTTTTGACGAATACTCTTTAAATTTTAATGTATTGATTTGTTCTGTTAGTTAAATCATATCATAAGATGCTTCCTTTTTGACTAATACTAGACAACGATTTTTAGATATTTCTATTAAAACAAACGAAATAACACTTTAATGATATAAAGTGCTACCTCGTTGTCTATTATTTTATACATTTATCGATATAAAAATCTTTTTTCTTAATTAATAATGAATAAACGGAGTTGACCAATCTCTTCTTCATTCATGGTAATGCCTTTTCCCATTTTAGTATGATCAGGATTCCATTCACGAATATCGTACTTGGGTTCATTATCATTCCACTTAATCACATTCAATTCTTTTGTCCACCCTTTTTCTGAAGTACTTAACACTCCAATATGGGCTACTATTTCATACTTAAAATCACTCATTGTGACCGCTCCTTTTCTCTTAACTTCTATTGATTTCTTCCCTTAAATTTACCACTGGAAAGTATATCCGTCAAAAGAAAGCCTTTTTTTAGTAGACTATTAGAATGGACCATAACCGATATTATAAGCATACAGTAGGAATGCCATTCCAATTAATAGCCAAATTAACATAAGTGGAGCTAAATATCTTACCCATTTCGTATAAGGAATTCTGGCTACAGAAAGCTGCGCCATTAGCACACCACTTGTGATCATAATCGAATCCATAAAGCCACTACCTAGTTGGTACGCCAAAACTGATGTTTGACGTGTGATTCCAATTGCATCTGCGAGAGGTACCATAATTGGCATTGTAGCTGCTGCTTGTCCACTTCCAGACGGAATAACAAAATTAATAATAATTTGGATTATATACATAGCAACAGAGGCAACTGCACCAGGTAAAATTTGAACGCTACCTGCAAGGAAATTTACAATTGTATCGATAATCATTCCATCTTCCATCACAATGACAATGGAACGAGCAACCCCTACGATTAGGGCAGCAAAAATCATGTCTTTTGCACCTAAAACAAATAATTCAGCAATTTTAGAAGGTCCATATCCATATACAAAACCCGCAATAATTCCAGTTGCCATAAAAATGGCACCAATTTCTTGAACAAACCAACCGTATTGAATAACACCATACGCGATTAGAATCATTCCAGCTGCAAAAATAATTCCTACAGCCACATGACGTTTATTCATTTGAACTTCTTCAAGTTTCTCTTGTGTTCGTTTTGTATCATAAGGAGAGTACATAAAACTTTTTGTCGGATCTTTTTTTATTTTATTCGCATAAATCATGACATAAATGGATGTTACAATCCAAAGAACAAAAAACATAACAATCCGTAAACCCATTCCAGAAAACGTTGGTAATTCAGCAATCCCTTGTGCAATTCCAACTGTAAATGGATTTAGAAATCCAGCACTAAATCCAATCGCTGCACCTAGTGCGATCATACTCATTCCGACGATTGCATCGTATCCTAAAGCAATGGCTAGTGAGACCCCCATTGCAATAAAGACAATTGTTTCTTCTGAGAAGCCTAATGTAGCTCCTGTAATTCCAAAAATCAAAATAAACACTGGAATCACTAAACTTTCTCGTCCTTTTAGAAGTTTAGCTATTTTAAAAATAAATGCGGCTACCATTCCTGTTTCATTAATCACCATAAATGCTCCACCAATTAAAAAGATAAAAATTGAAATACTTGCAGATTCAACCAATCCTTTTGGGATTGAGTTAATTATTTCAAAAAAACCTTGGGGACTAGACTCTACGGCGTGCCACGAATTAGGAACAACAACCGTTCTTGTTCCTTCTTTTATCACTTCGAATTGCCCTGCTGGAATAATCCAAGTAAGAATTGCCATAATAATCATAACTGAAATCAATAGTACATATGTATGGGGCATCTGAAACCCTTTATTTCTTTTTTTATTCATATCTAATCCGCCTTTTCTATTTTTGAAACAACGTTTTTTCGAAAAAAGAGTACACAAAAACTCCACGATGAGCAAAAGGTTCATCGTGGAGCTTCCTTCTGCCCTCAACTTTGGAAGCACTCCTTGAATGTCTTTGGGCAAGACATTCTGGCAGCATCAGTCTTATTTAGACTGACCCCAACACAGATTATTTTCTGTATTTCGGCGAAAAACCCTTTCGAATGAAATTCTACTCTTGTTTTTCGCGACCTCTTCCAAAATCGAACGTTATTCTTTTATTTGTTAATAGCTATCTTAAAACAAATCTCATCAAGTAGCAAATCAAAACTTCATGATTTTTAAAAAAATTATTCGTTTGCTAAATTCCACGTAATGGAAACCGTTTCACTATTTTCTATATCCTCTGGCTGTATATCCATTACAGAACTTGATGCTCTCATCATTTGTGTATCTTGAAGGAAATTTGAAGAATAAAGTTCTATTTCACTCCAATCATATTGAATGGACTCAATACGATCCAACTTTACTCCGCTAGCTTTGGTAAGAATGAGGGCTTTATCTCTAGCATCATGAACAGCTTCTTCTAGCATTATTTTTTTAATCTTTGTTTGATCTTTTAATTTAAAGCGTACTGAAAAATCAGGATTCATTTCTGATTTTGATAGTGATTCAAGAACCTCACCTAAAAATTCGCTATCATTCTGAAACTCAAAATATAATTTATGTATATATCGATACCCTACGAGTCGACGTTGTTGGACTCCATCCTTATTTTCTGGATAATCATATTCGGTATCAATATGAAAATGTGCTGTTTTTAGATCTTCTTTATTAAAATGATGAGGACGTAAGGCAGTACGAATCCCTTCTAGTCGATTACTAGAATCGTTCATTGCTTCTTCATACGTATCTTTTGTCGCTGAGAGTTCTATCGCAACTTCTATCGTATCAGGTGGGGCACTTGCAAACCCTTTTCCTTTAACCGTTATGGTTCCTTTTTTAGTCATTCTTTTCTTCCTTTCTACGTAAACGATATTTCTGAACAAGGTGGATGATTTCTTCATGAAGCATTTCGAATTCTTGAAATCCTAGTGCAGGTCGATGTTCAGCTAAATAGAAATAGGCTTGATTGACACGAACTTGATACTCACGTGGTGCTATTGGGAAGTTTCTAGCAGTTGTTATGCTTCCTTTTTCATTCATAAAGTACGTATCATTTAGTGCATATAGAACCTGATTCCAACAGGTTACCGTTCTAAAAAAACAGCCCATGATATAATGTAAATCTCCTCTAAAAGCTGCTTGATGGCCACTTTGCATCGAAAATTCAGCTTCAAACATAAAACGTTCAATAAGAGATTCTTTCATATTAGGTGGGAGAGAATCCGTTACATTTTCTTTTAAACAAGTAAGCGGGCGGGAATCTGTCTCCCATAATAGAATTGCATAATATACTTCTGCTACATAGATTGCATTTACAAAGCCAAATGGATGACCAGTCTGG
The Jeotgalibaca sp. MA1X17-3 genome window above contains:
- a CDS encoding IS3 family transposase (programmed frameshift), with translation MAKYSYELKLKIVEDYMNGKGGYYYLANKYGVTSDSTVKKWVNSYKAMGKDSLKRSRQNKSYSVQFKVNAVELYLTTEMSYQNLAIELEINNPSLLARWVQVFHSEGMEGLSKAKGRPPKMTPDQHSKDQESRETNGSQEPHIEELKKQVHRLEIENAFFKRTQEVAERGIAQSNEQISRVIHTLRGRFKLKDILEVVKFPKSTYMYWQKRFDREDPDKEIKEVMMTIRKQHADYGYRRMKKELLKYGVEINHKKLQRLMVELDIRVKSYSRKSRKYSSYKGNVGVLAPNRINRRFNSSIPYQKITTDTTEFKYYEKDESGRLQIKKLYLDPFMDLFNREIISFKVTKQPNGESIIAALNDAIQASRTCKYRRTFHSDQGWAYQMKAYGVELEDNNIFQSMSRKGNCFDNSPMENFFSILKQEMYHGRIYKSYGELKKAIVIFINYYNNDRMKEKLNWLSPIEYRLSSPSLKQSA
- a CDS encoding HIRAN domain-containing protein, with product MIWHQIIDNWKQDYQDLDQDSEDKEEISEYWELRFKRYEEIIRSIEIFLNKPKWNLISNKELANPTESDYLIVTVLQFMEMTPEINIFIPILRRNPLGLHLLDFFLINHPNTYFMKVCDYLKQLLNKELFTLTLEFDEEELPETHDLFRVNMWLETLFELMIEKDLYDEEWLLKGIHYYQPKIRRIALQGLKKNREKWNEKVLGELEALTKLEKNRKNSNLLRFLLDPEAEAEKERKFLKVENPVIKKSSADRKLLDTYITGAHQHDLSVIDVLIRKGSLLQLVRDKDHELDRHAIAVTLENGYLLGYIPRIDNRVLANLLENNDILYAIMTSEDIYEADPRITIMLRQRGERPPQKEKISSKNIVQFPQSKISKK
- a CDS encoding YdbC family protein, with protein sequence MSDFKYEIVAHIGVLSTSEKGWTKELNVIKWNDNEPKYDIREWNPDHTKMGKGITMNEEEIGQLRLFIIN
- a CDS encoding YfcC family protein — protein: MNKKRNKGFQMPHTYVLLISVMIIMAILTWIIPAGQFEVIKEGTRTVVVPNSWHAVESSPQGFFEIINSIPKGLVESASISIFIFLIGGAFMVINETGMVAAFIFKIAKLLKGRESLVIPVFILIFGITGATLGFSEETIVFIAMGVSLAIALGYDAIVGMSMIALGAAIGFSAGFLNPFTVGIAQGIAELPTFSGMGLRIVMFFVLWIVTSIYVMIYANKIKKDPTKSFMYSPYDTKRTQEKLEEVQMNKRHVAVGIIFAAGMILIAYGVIQYGWFVQEIGAIFMATGIIAGFVYGYGPSKIAELFVLGAKDMIFAALIVGVARSIVIVMEDGMIIDTIVNFLAGSVQILPGAVASVAMYIIQIIINFVIPSGSGQAAATMPIMVPLADAIGITRQTSVLAYQLGSGFMDSIMITSGVLMAQLSVARIPYTKWVRYLAPLMLIWLLIGMAFLLYAYNIGYGPF
- a CDS encoding SIMPL domain-containing protein, whose product is MTKKGTITVKGKGFASAPPDTIEVAIELSATKDTYEEAMNDSSNRLEGIRTALRPHHFNKEDLKTAHFHIDTEYDYPENKDGVQQRRLVGYRYIHKLYFEFQNDSEFLGEVLESLSKSEMNPDFSVRFKLKDQTKIKKIMLEEAVHDARDKALILTKASGVKLDRIESIQYDWSEIELYSSNFLQDTQMMRASSSVMDIQPEDIENSETVSITWNLANE
- a CDS encoding nucleotidyltransferase domain-containing protein, giving the protein MNQDKWISMLSSVEGIDAIVIGGSQSRGEADKESDTDIGVYYNDQIDWKELENTLRVLMDETSLSEKILYLPGEWGPWVNGGSGLRVDGKSYDVILRETKRVASVIQEVLAGEITVDYQTGHPFGFVNAIYVAEVYYAILLWETDSRPLTCLKENVTDSLPPNMKESLIERFMFEAEFSMQSGHQAAFRGDLHYIMGCFFRTVTCWNQVLYALNDTYFMNEKGSITTARNFPIAPREYQVRVNQAYFYLAEHRPALGFQEFEMLHEEIIHLVQKYRLRRKEEKND